From Bacillus basilensis, a single genomic window includes:
- a CDS encoding BCCT family transporter, whose protein sequence is MRMKSRKTDWPVFLISGGSLLLFVIAVFLNKSYVEGVINSSFTASIKYFGAFWQVLLIGTFIVAMCMAFSKYGRVKLGGLEKPEISTTKWLAIIMSTLLAGGGVFWAAAEPMYHLMTVPPIHEGISAGTQEAVMPALAQSYMHWGFLAWTILGTISAVVMMYGHYHKGMPLKPRTLLYPIFGEKLRKSILGTMIDAFAIIAVAAGTIGPIGFLGLQASYGLQALFDIPDVFTTQLAIIVCVVAVSTISAVTGIDKGIQIISNLNVRLAVLLMVFVLLFGPGGFIIDSFVSSFGFYINEFIPMSTYRGDTGWLGSWTIFFWGWFIGYGPMMAILVSRISRGRTIREIIVAIGIIAPIITTFWFTILGGSGVFYELMNPGSISTALSESGMPAAMIAITEQLPLSNIIGPAFLLLTILFVVTTGDSMAYSISMAVTGDGDPRISLRVFWSLIMGAVAAILLYMGEGSINALQSFIVVTAVPVSILLFPMLWLAPKVAGELALEQGIVKEEDKTAFLFQKASKSK, encoded by the coding sequence ATGAGGATGAAGAGTCGAAAAACGGATTGGCCTGTATTTCTTATTAGTGGGGGCTCACTTTTATTATTTGTAATTGCGGTTTTTTTAAATAAAAGTTACGTAGAGGGAGTCATTAATAGCAGTTTTACAGCTTCAATTAAATATTTTGGTGCCTTTTGGCAAGTTTTATTAATTGGTACATTTATTGTTGCAATGTGTATGGCGTTCTCGAAATATGGGAGAGTTAAACTTGGGGGGCTAGAGAAACCTGAGATTAGTACGACAAAATGGCTCGCTATTATTATGTCTACATTGCTTGCCGGAGGTGGCGTTTTTTGGGCAGCGGCAGAGCCGATGTACCACTTGATGACGGTGCCACCAATACATGAAGGTATATCTGCTGGAACGCAAGAAGCAGTCATGCCGGCTTTAGCACAAAGTTATATGCATTGGGGTTTCTTAGCTTGGACGATTTTAGGGACAATTAGTGCAGTAGTGATGATGTATGGGCATTACCATAAAGGTATGCCGTTAAAACCTCGAACGCTTTTATATCCTATTTTTGGAGAGAAATTGCGAAAGAGTATACTTGGAACGATGATCGATGCATTTGCCATTATTGCGGTAGCGGCAGGGACAATTGGTCCAATTGGATTTTTAGGACTACAAGCAAGTTATGGATTACAAGCATTGTTTGACATTCCTGATGTGTTTACTACTCAATTAGCCATTATTGTTTGTGTAGTAGCTGTTTCTACTATATCCGCGGTAACAGGAATTGATAAAGGAATTCAAATTATAAGTAATTTAAATGTTAGATTAGCAGTTCTATTAATGGTATTTGTATTACTATTTGGACCAGGTGGATTTATTATTGATTCATTTGTTTCTTCGTTTGGATTTTATATAAATGAATTTATTCCAATGAGCACATACCGCGGTGATACAGGTTGGTTAGGATCGTGGACAATCTTTTTCTGGGGATGGTTTATTGGATATGGACCGATGATGGCAATTTTAGTGAGCCGAATTTCAAGAGGGAGAACAATCCGAGAAATCATCGTTGCAATTGGAATTATTGCACCTATTATTACAACGTTTTGGTTTACTATACTAGGGGGATCAGGTGTGTTTTATGAGTTAATGAATCCTGGTTCTATCTCGACCGCATTAAGTGAATCGGGTATGCCAGCGGCTATGATTGCAATTACAGAGCAACTGCCACTCTCCAATATTATTGGACCTGCATTTCTTTTATTAACAATTTTATTTGTAGTGACAACAGGAGATTCAATGGCGTATTCGATTTCAATGGCAGTGACTGGAGATGGAGATCCTAGAATTAGTTTGCGAGTTTTTTGGTCGCTTATTATGGGCGCAGTTGCAGCGATTCTTTTATACATGGGTGAGGGAAGTATTAATGCATTGCAATCATTCATCGTAGTAACAGCTGTCCCAGTATCAATTCTGTTGTTCCCAATGCTATGGCTAGCGCCTAAAGTTGCAGGGGAATTAGCATTAGAACAAGGTATTGTAAAAGAAGAAGATAAAACTGCTTTCTTATTTCAGAAGGCTAGTAAATCAAAATAA
- a CDS encoding nitric oxide synthase oxygenase, whose product MSKTKQLIEEASHFIMICYKELNKEQFIEERMKEIQAEIENTGTYEHTFEELVHGSRMAWRNSNRCIGRLFWSKMHILDAREVNDEEGVYNALIHHIKYATNDGKVKPTITIFKQYQGEENNIRIYNHQLIRYAGYKTEMGVIGDSHSTAFTDFCQELGWQGEGTNFDVLPLVFSVDGKEPVYKEIPKKEVKEVPIEHPEYPISSLGVKWYGVPMISDMRLEIGGISYTAAPFNGWYMGTEIGARNLADHDRYNLLPAVAEMMNLDTSRNGTLWKDKALVELNVAVLHSFKKQGVSIVDHHTAAQQFQQFEKQEAACGRVVTGNWVWLIPPLSPATTHIYHKPYPNEILKPNFFHK is encoded by the coding sequence ATGAGTAAAACGAAACAATTAATAGAAGAAGCGAGTCATTTTATTATGATTTGCTATAAAGAGCTTAATAAAGAACAATTCATAGAAGAGCGAATGAAAGAAATTCAAGCTGAGATAGAGAATACAGGGACGTATGAGCATACATTTGAAGAACTTGTTCATGGATCGCGAATGGCATGGCGCAATAGCAATCGATGTATCGGAAGATTATTTTGGAGCAAGATGCATATATTAGATGCACGTGAAGTAAATGATGAGGAAGGTGTATATAATGCATTAATTCATCATATTAAATATGCAACGAACGACGGAAAAGTGAAACCGACAATTACGATTTTTAAGCAATATCAAGGTGAAGAAAATAATATACGAATTTATAATCATCAATTAATTCGATATGCAGGATATAAAACAGAAATGGGAGTGATTGGTGACTCTCATTCCACTGCGTTTACAGATTTTTGTCAGGAACTTGGCTGGCAAGGAGAAGGTACGAATTTCGATGTATTGCCACTTGTATTTTCTGTTGATGGAAAAGAGCCTGTATATAAGGAAATTCCTAAAAAAGAAGTGAAAGAGGTACCAATTGAACATCCAGAGTACCCAATCTCATCTTTAGGAGTAAAATGGTATGGCGTGCCAATGATTTCAGATATGCGCTTAGAAATTGGTGGTATTTCCTATACAGCGGCTCCGTTCAATGGATGGTATATGGGAACAGAGATTGGGGCACGTAACTTAGCGGATCATGATCGTTATAACTTACTTCCGGCAGTTGCGGAGATGATGAATCTAGATACATCGAGAAACGGTACGTTGTGGAAAGATAAAGCGTTAGTTGAATTAAATGTAGCTGTTTTACATTCCTTTAAAAAACAAGGAGTGAGTATTGTTGACCACCATACTGCTGCACAACAATTTCAGCAATTTGAGAAGCAAGAAGCCGCTTGTGGTCGGGTTGTAACAGGGAATTGGGTGTGGCTCATTCCACCGTTATCTCCAGCTACCACTCATATTTATCATAAACCGTATCCGAATGAAATTTTGAAGCCGAATTTCTTTCATAAATGA